A portion of the Rhodococcus pseudokoreensis genome contains these proteins:
- a CDS encoding lipase family protein encodes MKRSRITSLTASALCAAFVACTAVANAGVAAALPIYPASDPDPFYGQPQGLAEAAVGEPLAVRPMPPLLAFPDTDVWQVKYRTTNSEDHPISSVTTVLVPRNRPVNGPLLSYQHIINALGPRCAPSRTLYSNDPDLQIKEAPALNLALQRGWTVALPDHLGPNSAYGAARLGGTITLDGIRAVQRVPELAVAESPVALAGYSGGGMASAWAAALAPTYAPELNIVGVAEGGVPMNIGKMANGLGMQPHPAFGLAMAAALGLEREYPDKLPISEQLNDRGLAMRDEMVNACTNGILAAGAGRSATEVAKTTDLMSSPQAWEVLNENSVELYPGVPTAPIFEWHSPTDVLIPVDSIEATIARYCAAGAKVQSDLFPSPDHLTTAVLGLPTALDYLDARFRGDPAPSNC; translated from the coding sequence ATGAAGCGCTCACGTATCACGAGCCTCACCGCGAGCGCTCTGTGTGCCGCATTCGTCGCCTGCACCGCGGTCGCGAACGCCGGAGTGGCCGCCGCACTGCCGATCTATCCCGCCTCCGACCCCGATCCCTTCTATGGGCAGCCGCAGGGTCTGGCGGAGGCCGCGGTCGGTGAGCCGCTCGCGGTTCGTCCGATGCCGCCGCTGCTGGCCTTCCCCGACACCGACGTGTGGCAGGTGAAGTACCGCACCACCAACTCGGAGGACCACCCGATCTCGTCGGTGACCACCGTGCTGGTACCCCGCAACCGGCCGGTGAACGGGCCGTTGCTGTCGTACCAGCACATCATCAACGCACTCGGGCCGCGGTGCGCGCCGTCGCGGACGCTGTACTCGAACGACCCCGACCTCCAGATCAAGGAGGCACCGGCACTGAACCTGGCACTGCAGCGCGGCTGGACCGTCGCGCTGCCCGACCACCTCGGCCCGAACAGTGCCTACGGCGCCGCCCGGCTCGGCGGAACCATCACGCTCGACGGCATCCGCGCGGTACAGCGGGTACCGGAACTGGCGGTGGCGGAGAGCCCGGTCGCGCTGGCCGGGTACTCCGGCGGCGGCATGGCCTCGGCGTGGGCCGCGGCACTCGCACCGACGTACGCCCCGGAACTGAACATCGTCGGCGTCGCCGAGGGCGGTGTGCCCATGAACATCGGCAAGATGGCCAACGGTCTCGGCATGCAACCGCATCCGGCGTTCGGCCTCGCGATGGCGGCGGCGCTCGGACTCGAGCGGGAATATCCGGACAAGCTTCCGATCAGCGAACAACTGAACGACCGCGGACTGGCGATGCGCGACGAGATGGTCAACGCGTGCACCAACGGTATTCTCGCGGCCGGTGCAGGCCGCAGCGCCACGGAGGTCGCCAAGACCACGGACCTGATGAGCAGTCCGCAGGCCTGGGAGGTGCTGAACGAGAACAGCGTCGAGTTGTACCCGGGCGTTCCGACCGCACCGATCTTCGAATGGCACAGCCCGACCGATGTGCTCATCCCGGTCGATTCGATCGAGGCGACCATCGCCCGGTACTGCGCCGCGGGCGCCAAGGTGCAGTCCGACCTGTTCCCGAGTCCCGATCACCTGACCACGGCAGTTCTGGGTCTGCCGACCGCCCTCGACTACCTCGACGCCCGCTTCCGCGGCGATCCGGCGCCGTCCAACTGCTGA